A stretch of Chionomys nivalis chromosome 2, mChiNiv1.1, whole genome shotgun sequence DNA encodes these proteins:
- the LOC130869287 gene encoding LOW QUALITY PROTEIN: sp110 nuclear body protein-like (The sequence of the model RefSeq protein was modified relative to this genomic sequence to represent the inferred CDS: deleted 2 bases in 1 codon): MSFVNNFLSHLSSTARIFSGLKAADGTSSCPTVLQQDGYFQVPIPTRATPHTLNSLCLSPEPASFPRILTMTKTIEEVLLQHLIQMKLDIAYVINRPFPFLDFFRNYGFVTEKMYKDSQEACENLVPVSRVAYKVLTHLERTFHPSLLLKLFDEDNLSKYPNRQAIFRSFENGKLVSPKTFPCAVL, translated from the exons atgAGCTTTGTCAACAACTTTCTCTCACACCTGTCCTCAACTGCCAGGATTTTCTCGGGACTGAAGGCTGCTGATGGTACATCGTCCTGCCCTACAGTCCTGCAGCAG GATGGCTACTTTCAAGTACCCATTCCAACAAGAGCAACTCCCCATACTCTGaacagcctctgc ctgtctcctgaaccTGCCTCTTTCCCCAGGATATTAACTATGACAAAGACCATTGAGGAGgttcttctccagcaccttatTCAGATGAAGCTGGACATCGCCTATGTCATCAACAGGCCTTTCCCCTTCTTAGATTTCTTCCGAAACTACGGCTTCGTCACTGAAAAAATGTACAAG GATTCTCAGGAAGCCTGTGAGAATCTGGTCCCTGTATCTAGAGTGGCATACAAAGTTCTCACCCATCTGGAGCGGACTTTCCACCCGTCACTGCTACTGAAATTGTTCGATGAAGACAACTTAAGCAAATACCCCAACCGGCAGGCAATTTTCAGAAGCTTCGAAAATGGTAAGTTGGTTTCTCCAAAAACCTTTCCATGTGCAGTATTATAA